Proteins from one Pleuronectes platessa chromosome 16, fPlePla1.1, whole genome shotgun sequence genomic window:
- the LOC128459128 gene encoding GTPase IMAP family member 4-like, with amino-acid sequence MEPGVMEAEREGDDCDTSWSQELRLVLIGKTGSGKSSSGNTILGQRQFLSKTRGSSVTQICELGSVVLAEEESAEEEEDEGEEEEAVAGRKIRRVMVVDMPGFGGTHLSREEIIEEIAKCLCLSAPGPHAFLLVVPIGRYTDDENQAVSEMSKIFGEEALRHHTLVLFTRGDDLGGMGIEEFLSKTAPAGLKALIDRCGSRYHVLNNKDPSNSGQVKELLMKVDMMVRQTTTGFYTNAIFLEAEAAIREELKRMLRKCVGEAKGRVKNMVAAGATGMAFGILFGIAVPLVAAGGAYLLGNSVGFVAGKLAGMSVAGGTRVGKAVGAIVAAASGKTALAVGAAIGGVVGGSMGAIVGTGAASPREDALDALGRVCSSGFYAVRMAASVGAVLGAGVAIVAVREGAAVGTAKTAASNEH; translated from the exons ATGGAACCTGGTGTCATGGAGGCTGAGAGGGAAGGTGATGACTGTGACACCAGCTGGAGCCAAGAACTAAGGCTCGTCCTCAtcggaaaaacaggaagtggcaaGAGTTCATCTGGAAACACCATCTTGGGCCAGAGGCAGTTCCTGTCTAAGACTAGAGGCAGCTCCGTCACACAGATCTGTGAGCTCGGGAGCGTCGTGCTCGCAGAGGAAGAgtcagctgaggaggaagaggacgagggggaggaggaggaggctgtcgCAGGGAGGAAGAtcaggagagtcatggtggttgACATGCCAGGTTTCGGGGGCACTCACCTCAGCAGGGAGGAGATTATTGAAGAAATAGCCaagtgtctgtgtctctctgccccCGGGCCTCATGCCTTCCTCCTGGTGGTGCCAATAGGACGATACACAGACGACGAGAACCAGGCTGTTAGTGAGATGTCAAAGATATTTGGGGAGGAGGCACTCCGTCACCACACTCTGGTTCTTTTTACCAGAGGTGATGACTTGGGGGGGATGGGGATTGAAGAGTTCCTGAGTAAGACTGCGCCTGCCGGGCTCAAGGCTCTGATTGACAGGTGTGGCAGCAGGTACCATGTCCTCAACAACAAAGACCCAAGTAACTCAGGGCAAGTGAAAGAACTCCTGATGAAGGTGGACATGATGGTGAGGCAGACCACCACAGGGTTTTATACCAACGCAATTTTTTTAGAGGCGGAAGCTGccatcagggaggagctgaaaAGGATGTTGAGGAAGTGTGTTGGGGAAGCGAAGGGAAGAGTGAAGAACATGGTAGCTGCTGGAGCCACGGGGATGGCATTTGGGATACTGTTTGGCATAGCAGTCCCTTTGGTAGCtgctggtggggcttaccttcTGGGAAACTCTGTGGGTTTCGTTGCAGGTAAACTAGCAGGGATGTCTGTAGCGGGAGGCACAAGGGTTGGGAAAGCTGTGGGGGCCATAGTGGCAGCAGCTTCAGGGAAAACGGCCCTGGCAGTGGGAGCAGCAATAGGGGGGGTCGTGGGTGGTTCTATGGGAGCCATTGTTGGCACTGGGGCTGCCAGTCCAAGGGAGGATGCTTTGGATGCCCTCGGGCGGGTTTGTTCCAGCGGGTTCTATGCTGTGAGGATGGCAGCAAGCGTTGGAGCAGTCTTGGGAGCTGGGGTTGCTATAGTTGCAGTTCGGGAGGGAGCAGCTGTCGGCACAGCTAAAACTGCAGCA TCAAACGAGCACTAA
- the LOC128458760 gene encoding coiled-coil domain-containing protein 134 translates to MQSLCAVVVALAAVALSSADSNTHRHRHDSNLEIYKRLFETKRKDQLNALKNLVELNDINQQYKIIDIMLKGLFKVLEDSKQILVTANMQPDDPFPMDDKIKEAYSHVVENTAFFGDVALRFPRIVHHYYDRNSDWGGLLRWGLNFCNQTGVFTGGAHQHVLTLMSQELGIIDKTPDFLNPYRTERDDVLHTAEAFQKILREEEKRRRKEEKRKEIRKGPRISRSRTEL, encoded by the exons ATGCAGAGTCTCTGTGCCGTGGTCGTGGCCCTGGCCGCTGTCGCCCTCAGCTCGGCGGACTCgaacacgcacagacacagacacgacTCCAACCTGGAGATCT ACAAGCGGCTGTTTGAGACCAAGAGGAAGGATCAGCTGAACGCGCTGAAGAACCTGGTGGAGCTGAACGACATCAACCAGCAGTACAAGATCATAGACATCATGCTCAAAGGACTCTTCAAG GTGTTGGAGGACTCGAAGCAGATCCTGGTCACGGCCAACATGCAGCCGGACGACCCCTTCCCCATGGACGACAAGATCAAGGAAG CATACTCCCATGTGGTGGAGAACACGGCGTTTTTCGGCGACGTGGCGTTGCGCTTCCCCCGGATCGTCCACCACTACTACGACCGGAACTCGGACTGGGGCGGGCTGCTGCGCTGGGGCCTGAACTTCTGTAACCAGACGGGGGTTTTCACCGGAGGAGCCCACCAGCATGTCCTCACGCTT ATGTCACAGGAGCTGGGAATAATCGACAAAACGCCAGACTTCTTAAACCCGTACCGCACAGAGAGAGACGAT GTGCTTCACACAGCCGAGGCTTTCCAGAAGAtcctgagggaggaggagaagaggaggaggaaggaagagaagaggaaagaaatcaGGAAAGGGCCTCGTATATCACGCTCTCGCACCGAGCTATAG